Proteins from a genomic interval of Amycolatopsis sp. cg13:
- a CDS encoding FAD-dependent monooxygenase: MEETPVVVCGGGLVGLTAAVLLAHHGIPPLVVERHPGTSQLPKSRSLTVRSMEVFRSAGIEDALRAVPRSVLNRYTDVLGAPDLVGAEEYRTSRPAPRAADPLSPTTAIMVDQDAVEPVLREEAARLGARLRFGTELEEFEQDGDHVLLRLRERRSGSVSEVRTRYLIAADGHRSPIRSKLGIEVDRVGQAQPIVNIPFEADLSGPLAGRPIALAYLSRPEPNTILTRLDRDDRWVLMVPEGSGAWDEAGCTAAIRAAIGDPAVPFSLMPLYESAPVQTWELASWTARRFRAGNILLTGDSAHVMAPAGGLAGNTGIQDAHNLAWKIALVCSGAAGDGLLDTYEAERRPVALMTGDYCRARQQGRTSRAGEQTTTVDPLSMSLGYHQYSTAVAASGDPSTVTRATELVGAPGTRLPHGWLRRSAAQVSTVDLSARGFHLLAGPDGGKWVLAARAAADQHGLPLTADLLGADLHPTPDFDPGGALALRPDEALLTRPDGYVAWRSPEGADPAAALETVLTAVLAH; encoded by the coding sequence ATGGAAGAAACTCCTGTGGTGGTGTGCGGCGGCGGACTGGTGGGCCTCACCGCGGCGGTTCTGCTGGCGCACCACGGCATACCGCCGCTGGTGGTGGAGCGTCATCCCGGAACGTCGCAGCTGCCCAAGAGCCGCAGTCTCACCGTGCGGTCGATGGAAGTGTTCCGGTCAGCGGGGATCGAAGACGCGTTGCGCGCCGTGCCGAGGTCGGTGCTCAACCGCTACACCGACGTGCTGGGCGCGCCGGATCTCGTCGGGGCCGAGGAATACCGCACGTCGCGACCGGCGCCGCGGGCGGCCGATCCGCTCAGCCCGACGACCGCGATCATGGTGGACCAGGACGCCGTGGAACCCGTGCTGCGCGAGGAGGCCGCGCGGCTGGGGGCGCGGCTGCGGTTCGGCACCGAACTGGAAGAGTTCGAACAAGACGGCGACCACGTGCTGCTTCGCTTGCGGGAGCGGCGGTCCGGGTCGGTGAGCGAGGTCCGCACCCGGTATCTGATCGCCGCCGACGGGCACCGGTCGCCGATTCGAAGCAAACTCGGCATCGAGGTGGACCGGGTCGGGCAGGCGCAGCCGATCGTGAACATCCCGTTCGAGGCGGACCTGTCCGGGCCGCTGGCCGGGCGCCCGATCGCGCTGGCGTATCTGAGCCGTCCGGAGCCGAACACCATCCTCACCCGCCTCGACCGCGACGACCGTTGGGTGCTCATGGTGCCCGAGGGCTCCGGCGCCTGGGACGAAGCCGGGTGCACAGCGGCGATCCGGGCCGCGATCGGCGACCCGGCGGTGCCGTTTTCCCTGATGCCGCTGTATGAATCCGCGCCCGTGCAGACGTGGGAGCTGGCGAGCTGGACCGCGCGCCGCTTCCGCGCGGGCAACATCCTGCTGACGGGCGACTCGGCGCACGTGATGGCGCCGGCAGGCGGGCTCGCCGGCAACACCGGCATCCAGGACGCGCACAACCTGGCGTGGAAAATCGCGCTCGTCTGCTCTGGAGCCGCGGGCGACGGCCTGCTGGACACCTACGAAGCCGAGCGCCGCCCCGTCGCCCTCATGACCGGCGACTACTGCCGTGCGCGCCAGCAGGGCCGCACCTCGCGCGCGGGCGAGCAAACTACGACCGTGGACCCGCTGTCGATGAGCCTGGGCTATCACCAGTACTCCACCGCGGTCGCGGCCTCGGGCGACCCCTCGACTGTCACCAGGGCCACCGAGCTCGTCGGCGCTCCCGGCACCCGCCTTCCGCACGGATGGCTGCGCCGGTCCGCCGCTCAAGTGTCCACAGTGGATCTTTCCGCTCGCGGTTTTCACCTGCTCGCCGGGCCGGACGGCGGCAAGTGGGTGCTCGCGGCCCGCGCTGCCGCCGACCAGCACGGCCTGCCCCTGACCGCCGACCTCCTCGGCGCCGACCTCCACCCCACCCCGGATTTCGACCCGGGCGGAGCCCTCGCGCTCCGCCCGGACGAAGCCCTCCTGACCCGCCCCGACGGCTACGTCGCCTGGCGCTCCCCCGAAGGCGCCGACCCGGCGGCAGCCCTGGAGACCGTGTTGACCGCTGTGCTGGCGCACTGA
- a CDS encoding BTAD domain-containing putative transcriptional regulator: MSESLGGELLFYGLLGPLEVSNERETCTPATPMVRKVLALLLSRANQIVPTEVLIDELWGQTPPKSATTTTQTYVYQLRRQLNQHAEEDWLITEPPGYQLRVSPDQIDTRRFEDLSRRGRQLLDEGEPAEARPLLREALGMWRGKPLANTKVGTVLESYVVHLEEQRMRTVELCIEAEAQLGSYREVIADLRTLVAQNPLNEWLHGQLIRALSHVGRRSEALQVYQRLQAVLSEELGLDPAPELQRLHRELLSLGAPPPRQAQPRQFALSCTRPA; this comes from the coding sequence GTGAGCGAATCACTGGGAGGCGAGTTGCTGTTCTACGGATTACTCGGTCCGCTCGAAGTCTCGAACGAGCGTGAAACCTGTACACCCGCGACACCAATGGTGCGGAAGGTCTTGGCCTTGCTGTTGTCAAGGGCGAACCAGATCGTGCCGACCGAAGTGCTCATCGACGAACTCTGGGGGCAGACGCCGCCGAAGAGCGCGACCACGACCACACAGACCTATGTGTACCAATTGCGGAGGCAACTGAACCAGCACGCGGAAGAAGACTGGCTCATCACCGAACCGCCGGGCTACCAGCTGCGCGTCAGCCCGGACCAGATCGACACGCGCCGGTTCGAGGACCTCTCGCGCCGGGGGCGGCAGCTGCTCGACGAAGGGGAGCCCGCCGAGGCACGCCCGCTGCTGCGGGAGGCGCTCGGCATGTGGCGGGGCAAACCGCTCGCCAACACGAAGGTCGGCACGGTGCTCGAATCGTATGTCGTGCACCTGGAAGAGCAGCGCATGCGCACGGTCGAGCTGTGCATCGAAGCCGAAGCACAGCTCGGTTCCTACCGGGAGGTGATCGCGGACCTGCGCACACTCGTCGCGCAGAACCCGCTCAACGAGTGGCTGCACGGCCAGCTGATCAGGGCGCTGTCGCACGTCGGGCGGCGCAGTGAAGCACTGCAGGTCTACCAGCGCCTGCAAGCCGTGCTGAGCGAGGAACTGGGGCTCGACCCCGCGCCGGAACTGCAACGCCTGCACCGCGAGCTGCTGTCGCTGGGCGCGCCGCCCCCGCGGCAGGCACAGCCCAGGCAGTTCGCGTTGTCCTGCACCCGGCCGGCATAG
- a CDS encoding ketoacyl-ACP synthase III family protein codes for MRTTDLYIGAIGTYLPETVTVQEASDQGLYPAEDIDLHQLAGVAVAGTTPAPEMARFAAVETLRRWGRPKDEVDLLLYASTWHQGPEGWLPHSYLQRHVVGGRAPVAEIRLGCNGILGSMELAAGYLDPDAGRTAALLVTADNYGTPLMNRWRLGPGFIPGDAATALVLTTEPGFARVTSVCTANIPEAEELHRGDEPLFPPGVTLGRSLDFASRFRSRGAAGEAVQGGLDRARGELVDLVDRAVEESGISRDDLARVAYINYSREIVEEACMKPLGLPMEKSTWDFGRTVGHCGASDQLLALNDQLRTGALKPGDHMLLLGTAPGINLACAVVKLLEVPSWIDEEGAAQ; via the coding sequence GTGCGTACGACTGACCTGTACATCGGTGCGATCGGCACCTACCTACCGGAGACGGTCACCGTCCAGGAGGCCAGTGACCAGGGGCTTTACCCCGCCGAGGACATCGACCTGCACCAGCTCGCGGGCGTCGCGGTCGCCGGGACCACCCCGGCGCCGGAGATGGCGCGCTTCGCCGCCGTCGAGACGCTGCGGCGCTGGGGACGGCCGAAGGACGAAGTGGATCTGCTGCTTTACGCCAGCACCTGGCATCAGGGTCCGGAGGGCTGGCTGCCGCACAGCTACCTCCAGCGCCACGTGGTGGGCGGCCGCGCCCCGGTCGCGGAGATCCGCCTGGGCTGCAACGGGATCCTCGGCTCGATGGAGCTGGCGGCCGGGTACCTCGACCCCGACGCGGGTCGGACCGCGGCGCTGCTCGTCACCGCCGACAACTACGGCACCCCGCTGATGAACCGCTGGCGGCTCGGCCCCGGCTTCATCCCCGGCGACGCCGCGACGGCGCTCGTGCTGACCACGGAACCGGGCTTCGCGCGGGTCACGTCCGTGTGCACGGCGAACATCCCGGAGGCCGAGGAACTGCACCGCGGCGACGAACCGCTGTTCCCGCCGGGCGTCACGCTCGGGCGGTCGCTCGATTTCGCGTCCCGCTTCCGCAGCCGCGGCGCGGCGGGCGAGGCCGTGCAGGGCGGGCTCGACCGCGCGCGCGGCGAACTCGTCGATCTCGTGGACCGCGCCGTCGAGGAGTCGGGGATTTCCCGCGACGACCTGGCGCGCGTGGCCTACATCAACTATTCGCGCGAGATCGTCGAGGAAGCGTGCATGAAGCCGCTCGGCCTGCCGATGGAGAAGTCCACCTGGGACTTCGGCCGCACGGTCGGCCACTGCGGAGCCAGCGACCAGCTGCTCGCACTGAACGACCAGCTGCGCACCGGCGCGCTGAAGCCGGGCGACCACATGCTGTTGCTCGGCACCGCGCCGGGCATCAATCTCGCGTGCGCCGTGGTGAAGCTCCTCGAAGTTCCGTCGTGGATCGACGAAGAAGGTGCTGCCCAGTGA
- a CDS encoding NDP-hexose 2,3-dehydratase family protein, whose product MDEDESIAVSAAVTDSAVTPNKDVDQWFAAHRARSDFSVTRIPFAEMDHWGFAGDAGALAHDSGRFFSVAGLRLEPDSGPAWDQPILVQREIGILGLLVRDIDGVAHFLVQAKAEPGYTGGVRISPTVQATRSNFSGVHRGRSIPYLEHFLDAPPERVLVDSLQGERAAWFLRKRNRHLVVRVDRDVPEHDGFRWLTLGQLRRLMKEDNAVSMEICSVLACLPAPSSDGASDFHTALARSISGKWQAKHGMREVGSRLCEIKARHEIGQRPIPLHTAEGWQRDDHRLFRPDGRFFSVVAARVEANREVPQWTQPLLAPVPGGISALVTRTIDGVLHVLLDAHIEAGSLDVAEFRPTVQCTPANYDGRTRPPFLDTVLGAAPERIRYDGVISEEGARFHHAENRYLIVDGGEDFPLDVPPEFTWVSVAQIRRLLEHGYYLNMQARTLVALLHAI is encoded by the coding sequence GTGGACGAAGACGAAAGCATCGCCGTCTCAGCGGCGGTCACCGACAGCGCCGTCACGCCGAACAAGGACGTCGACCAGTGGTTCGCCGCGCATCGCGCGCGCTCGGACTTCTCGGTCACCCGCATCCCGTTCGCCGAGATGGACCACTGGGGTTTCGCCGGCGACGCCGGCGCGCTGGCGCACGACAGCGGGCGGTTCTTCTCCGTCGCCGGACTGCGGCTCGAACCCGACTCCGGACCGGCGTGGGACCAGCCGATCCTCGTGCAGCGCGAGATCGGCATCCTCGGCCTGCTCGTGCGCGACATCGACGGCGTGGCCCACTTCCTCGTGCAGGCCAAGGCCGAACCCGGCTACACCGGCGGCGTGCGGATCTCCCCGACAGTGCAAGCCACCCGCAGCAATTTCAGCGGCGTGCACCGCGGCCGCTCGATCCCGTACCTCGAGCATTTCCTCGACGCGCCGCCGGAACGCGTTCTCGTGGACAGTCTCCAAGGCGAACGCGCGGCGTGGTTCCTGCGCAAACGCAACCGGCACCTCGTGGTGCGCGTCGACCGCGACGTGCCCGAGCACGACGGCTTCCGCTGGCTCACCCTCGGGCAGCTGCGCCGGCTGATGAAGGAGGACAACGCGGTGAGCATGGAGATCTGCTCCGTGCTGGCCTGCCTGCCCGCGCCCTCGTCCGACGGCGCGTCCGACTTCCACACGGCGCTGGCCCGCTCGATTTCGGGCAAATGGCAGGCGAAACACGGAATGCGCGAAGTCGGCAGCCGCTTGTGCGAGATCAAGGCCCGGCACGAAATCGGCCAGCGCCCGATCCCGCTGCACACCGCCGAAGGCTGGCAACGCGACGACCATCGCCTCTTCCGCCCGGACGGCCGCTTCTTCTCCGTGGTCGCCGCCCGCGTCGAAGCGAACCGCGAAGTTCCACAGTGGACCCAACCGCTGCTGGCCCCGGTTCCGGGCGGAATCTCGGCGCTGGTGACCCGCACCATCGACGGCGTCCTGCACGTACTGCTCGACGCCCACATCGAAGCGGGCTCCCTCGACGTCGCGGAGTTCCGGCCCACCGTGCAGTGCACCCCGGCCAACTACGACGGCCGGACCCGCCCGCCGTTCCTCGACACCGTGCTCGGCGCCGCGCCCGAGCGGATTCGCTACGACGGTGTGATCTCCGAGGAAGGCGCGCGGTTCCACCACGCCGAAAACCGCTATCTGATCGTCGACGGCGGCGAAGACTTCCCGCTCGACGTGCCGCCGGAGTTCACCTGGGTGAGCGTCGCCCAGATCCGGCGGCTGCTGGAACACGGCTACTACCTGAACATGCAGGCGCGCACGCTCGTCGCGCTGCTGCACGCGATCTGA
- a CDS encoding NAD-dependent epimerase/dehydratase family protein produces the protein MIETERASRTAVVLGASGFVGRHVCAGLARDGWAVLGVSRTPAAADSPDRRAVLDLAAADLAEIAQLFAAARPALVVNASGAVWRTTVEQLRSGNDILVGKVVEAVAALATRPRFVQLGSTAEYGPVPPGTLVDESAPARPASEYGRTKLAATRTVLAATEAGRLDGVVLRVANVIGPGTPPGSLLGTVAATLARAAREGTPATLDLFTLSSERDFVDVRDVADAVAAAAGSELTGQCVNIGAGEAVAVRQLVTDLVAVSGVEARLVERDATDSEVAVRGKDMRWHAVDVALARRLIAWRPRHSLRDSVRAVWAEARRVEAVGAR, from the coding sequence ATGATCGAGACCGAAAGGGCGAGCCGCACTGCGGTGGTGCTCGGCGCGAGCGGGTTCGTCGGCAGGCACGTCTGCGCCGGGCTTGCCCGCGACGGCTGGGCCGTGCTCGGCGTTTCCCGTACCCCGGCCGCGGCCGATTCCCCCGACCGGCGCGCGGTCCTCGACCTGGCCGCCGCCGACCTCGCCGAAATAGCGCAGCTGTTCGCGGCCGCGCGGCCGGCGTTGGTGGTGAATGCCTCCGGTGCGGTGTGGCGCACCACTGTGGAGCAGCTGCGGTCCGGCAACGACATCCTCGTCGGCAAAGTCGTGGAAGCCGTCGCCGCGCTGGCGACGCGGCCTCGGTTCGTACAGCTCGGGTCCACCGCCGAGTACGGGCCGGTGCCGCCCGGAACCCTCGTCGACGAGTCAGCGCCTGCGCGCCCGGCAAGCGAATACGGTCGCACCAAGCTCGCCGCCACCCGGACGGTGCTCGCCGCGACCGAGGCCGGTCGTCTCGACGGCGTCGTCCTGCGTGTCGCCAACGTGATCGGGCCCGGTACTCCGCCGGGAAGCCTGCTCGGCACCGTCGCGGCGACGCTCGCGCGAGCCGCGCGCGAAGGCACCCCGGCAACGCTTGACCTGTTCACCCTCAGCTCCGAACGCGACTTCGTTGACGTCCGGGACGTCGCGGACGCGGTGGCCGCGGCGGCGGGCAGCGAGCTCACCGGGCAGTGCGTGAACATCGGAGCCGGCGAAGCCGTCGCGGTCCGGCAGCTGGTGACCGACCTCGTGGCTGTCAGCGGGGTCGAGGCGCGGCTTGTCGAACGCGACGCCACCGACTCCGAGGTCGCCGTCCGCGGCAAAGACATGCGCTGGCACGCCGTGGACGTCGCCCTCGCCCGTCGCCTGATCGCCTGGCGTCCGCGGCATTCCCTGCGGGACTCGGTCCGCGCGGTCTGGGCCGAGGCCCGCCGTGTCGAGGCCGTCGGAGCGCGCTGA
- a CDS encoding type I polyketide synthase, translating to MTAADTTEPIAVVGIGCRFPNDVRSPDEFWELLREGRDAVGEIPEERWSAYAARGPRFAAALRRAVRNGSFLDHVDEFDPAFFGISPREAELMDPQQRLLLEVAWEALEDAGVPPSDLAGTDAGVFVGVCTHDYGGQMLEDLPALGAWSGIGAAGCAVANRISHALDLRGPSFAVDTACSASLVALHLACQSLRLGESSAALVGGVNVILTPGQSLTLDAAGALSADGRSKAFGSDADGYGRGEGCGVVVLKLLADAQRDGDRVLALVRGSAVRQEGRTDGIMAPSATAQEHVIRQACENAGIEPASVGYLEAHGTGTRLGDPLEAAALGAVYGPGRAPDEACLLGSVKANIGHLEGAAGVAGVIKTVLALGRREVPPTRLTAELNPEIAWDRLGLRVATEATGWPRGAGPRRAGVSGFGYGGTVAHILLEEAPEPLAGKETGAAGELFPLSAQSEPALRARAGELADRLAATTERELPLAGVGATLAQRRSHLAHRAVAVASGRAELITALRGLADDGTNPEVVTGTAAGTEPLVWVFSGHGSHWPGMGAELLERSAAFAGTIDVLEPIFEAELGISARSALVADELTETGLAQALTFAMQVGLAAQWRARGMEPAAVIGHSVGEVAASVVAGALPLEEGAKLICRRSRLLRRIAGDGAMVMVGLPFADVSRRLAGRTDVAAAISAAPSSTVVSGSAPAVAELRAEWESEGLAVRQVDTDVAFHSPQVDPLLADLTSAVWELAHQPATVRMYSTALDDPRTPAASGAGYWAANLRNPVRLHEAVTAAVEDGFHAFLEVSAHPVVAHSIRETLFASGHDGSYVGVTMRRRKSAEVTIRTALAEAHCHGVEVPWERLQPAGPLVPLPRYPWQDRRYWRETTPEDGSGGRGHQIDTHTLIGDPLPIAGTGLRVWTTELDDSTRPYPGSHALRGAEIVPAAVLVLTFLGAVGQREDLLALSGLEMHHPLLTAQRQRVQVVHDSTEVRLAASPAESRADDEDSWLVLAQAEEPPPREALDAPSGTLVPRSALTEEDPAQVRDRLAQVGVPETAFPWTVEQFDRGAGVVRALVHAPAATWASALDAALSVAPAAFEGELALRMVVRIDDVVLAAAAPERVLVEVRRDSDDADLVHVLLADPDGRIAGRLDGLRYPVVDPPAARAEQDDGEAGEEVAAPWRGLAADEALSLILRRVRDQIAVEMRLPPDELDATRPLIQQGFDSVMTVTVRHRLERIFGISLSSSLFWQRPTVEAIARHLTDALAAN from the coding sequence GTGACCGCGGCGGACACGACCGAGCCGATCGCCGTCGTCGGCATCGGTTGCCGGTTCCCGAACGACGTGCGGTCGCCCGACGAGTTCTGGGAGCTGCTCCGCGAAGGCCGCGACGCTGTCGGCGAAATCCCCGAGGAACGCTGGAGCGCTTACGCCGCAAGGGGTCCGCGGTTCGCCGCCGCGCTGCGGCGTGCCGTGCGAAACGGCAGCTTCCTCGATCACGTCGACGAGTTCGACCCCGCGTTCTTCGGCATCTCCCCGCGCGAAGCCGAACTCATGGACCCGCAGCAGCGGCTGCTGCTCGAAGTCGCGTGGGAGGCGCTCGAAGACGCCGGGGTCCCTCCCTCGGACCTCGCCGGCACTGACGCGGGCGTCTTCGTCGGCGTGTGCACCCACGACTACGGCGGCCAGATGCTCGAGGACCTGCCCGCTCTCGGCGCGTGGAGCGGCATCGGAGCCGCCGGATGCGCGGTCGCCAACCGGATCTCCCACGCACTCGACCTGCGCGGGCCGAGCTTCGCGGTGGACACGGCGTGCTCGGCTTCGCTCGTCGCGCTGCACCTGGCGTGCCAGAGCCTGCGCCTCGGCGAAAGTTCCGCCGCGCTCGTCGGCGGCGTCAACGTGATCCTCACCCCGGGGCAGTCCCTGACGCTCGACGCCGCCGGCGCCCTGTCGGCCGATGGGCGTTCCAAGGCATTCGGCAGCGACGCGGACGGGTACGGCCGCGGCGAAGGCTGCGGCGTCGTGGTGCTCAAGCTCCTCGCCGACGCGCAGCGAGACGGCGACCGCGTGCTCGCGCTGGTCCGCGGCAGCGCGGTGCGCCAGGAGGGCCGGACCGACGGCATCATGGCGCCCTCGGCCACGGCGCAAGAACACGTGATCCGCCAAGCGTGCGAAAACGCCGGGATCGAGCCGGCGAGCGTCGGATACCTCGAAGCGCACGGCACGGGCACGCGCCTCGGCGACCCGCTCGAAGCAGCCGCGCTCGGCGCCGTCTACGGTCCGGGCCGCGCGCCGGACGAAGCGTGCCTGCTCGGTTCGGTGAAGGCCAACATCGGGCACCTCGAAGGCGCGGCCGGGGTCGCCGGCGTGATCAAGACCGTGCTCGCGCTCGGCCGCCGCGAAGTTCCGCCCACCCGGCTCACCGCCGAGCTGAACCCGGAGATCGCATGGGACCGGCTGGGGTTGCGCGTCGCGACGGAGGCCACCGGATGGCCGCGCGGTGCCGGACCCCGGCGCGCGGGCGTGTCCGGATTCGGGTACGGCGGCACGGTCGCGCACATCCTGCTGGAAGAAGCACCGGAACCGTTGGCAGGCAAGGAAACCGGCGCGGCCGGTGAGCTTTTCCCGCTGTCCGCGCAGAGCGAGCCCGCGTTGCGGGCGCGGGCCGGCGAGCTGGCCGACCGGCTGGCTGCCACGACCGAGCGCGAGCTGCCGCTGGCCGGCGTCGGTGCCACCCTCGCGCAGCGTCGTTCGCACCTCGCCCACCGGGCCGTCGCGGTCGCCTCGGGCCGCGCCGAGCTGATCACCGCGCTGCGCGGGCTGGCGGACGACGGAACGAACCCCGAGGTCGTGACCGGGACGGCCGCCGGAACCGAGCCGCTGGTATGGGTATTCTCGGGGCACGGTTCGCACTGGCCCGGGATGGGGGCCGAATTGCTGGAGCGCTCGGCCGCGTTCGCCGGGACGATCGACGTGCTCGAGCCGATTTTCGAGGCGGAGCTGGGTATTTCGGCCCGGTCCGCCCTCGTGGCCGACGAACTGACCGAGACCGGCCTCGCGCAGGCGCTCACGTTCGCGATGCAGGTCGGCCTCGCCGCGCAGTGGCGGGCCCGCGGGATGGAACCCGCCGCCGTGATCGGCCACTCGGTAGGCGAGGTCGCGGCGTCCGTCGTCGCGGGCGCGCTGCCGCTGGAAGAGGGCGCGAAGCTGATCTGCCGCCGGTCGCGGCTGCTCCGGCGGATCGCGGGCGACGGGGCGATGGTCATGGTCGGGCTGCCGTTCGCCGACGTAAGCCGTCGCCTCGCCGGCCGCACCGACGTCGCCGCGGCGATCAGCGCGGCGCCGTCGTCGACCGTCGTGTCCGGCTCCGCGCCGGCGGTCGCGGAACTGCGCGCCGAATGGGAGTCCGAGGGGCTGGCCGTGCGCCAGGTCGACACCGACGTGGCGTTCCACAGCCCGCAGGTCGACCCGTTGCTGGCCGACCTGACGTCGGCGGTGTGGGAGCTCGCCCACCAGCCGGCGACCGTGCGGATGTACTCGACGGCGCTCGACGACCCGCGCACCCCGGCCGCGTCCGGAGCGGGTTACTGGGCGGCGAATCTGCGCAACCCGGTGCGGTTGCACGAAGCCGTGACCGCGGCGGTCGAAGACGGGTTCCACGCATTCCTCGAAGTCTCCGCACACCCCGTCGTAGCGCATTCGATCCGGGAGACGCTGTTCGCGTCCGGACACGACGGTTCCTACGTCGGCGTCACGATGCGCCGTCGCAAGTCCGCGGAGGTCACGATCCGCACCGCGCTCGCCGAGGCCCACTGCCACGGCGTCGAGGTGCCGTGGGAACGGCTTCAACCGGCCGGACCGCTCGTGCCGCTGCCGCGCTATCCGTGGCAGGACCGGCGGTACTGGCGCGAAACGACGCCCGAGGACGGCTCCGGCGGTCGAGGGCACCAGATCGACACGCACACCCTGATCGGCGATCCGCTCCCGATCGCGGGCACCGGATTGCGCGTGTGGACGACCGAACTCGACGACAGCACCCGTCCGTATCCGGGCAGTCACGCCTTGCGCGGTGCGGAGATCGTGCCGGCCGCGGTGCTCGTGCTGACGTTCCTCGGCGCCGTCGGGCAACGCGAAGACTTGCTCGCGCTGTCCGGGCTCGAAATGCACCACCCCTTGCTCACCGCACAGCGGCAGCGCGTGCAGGTGGTCCACGACTCGACGGAGGTCCGGCTCGCCGCGAGCCCGGCGGAGTCGCGAGCGGACGACGAAGATTCGTGGCTCGTGCTCGCACAGGCGGAGGAACCGCCGCCGCGCGAAGCCCTCGACGCTCCGTCAGGGACGCTGGTACCGCGATCGGCCCTCACCGAAGAGGACCCGGCGCAGGTGCGGGACCGGCTGGCTCAGGTGGGCGTGCCCGAGACCGCGTTTCCTTGGACCGTCGAACAATTCGACCGGGGCGCCGGTGTGGTGCGAGCCCTCGTGCACGCTCCCGCCGCCACATGGGCGTCGGCATTGGACGCCGCGTTGTCGGTCGCGCCCGCCGCGTTCGAAGGCGAACTGGCGCTGCGGATGGTCGTGCGGATCGACGACGTCGTGCTCGCCGCGGCGGCGCCGGAACGCGTGCTCGTCGAAGTGCGCCGGGACAGCGACGACGCGGACCTCGTCCACGTTCTCCTCGCCGACCCCGACGGCCGGATCGCCGGACGGCTCGACGGGCTCCGCTATCCCGTCGTCGATCCCCCGGCCGCACGAGCGGAGCAGGACGACGGCGAGGCGGGAGAAGAGGTCGCCGCGCCGTGGCGAGGGCTTGCCGCCGACGAGGCGCTTTCCCTTATCCTGCGGCGCGTCCGGGATCAGATCGCCGTCGAAATGCGGCTGCCGCCGGACGAGCTCGACGCGACGCGGCCGCTGATCCAGCAGGGGTTCGACTCGGTCATGACGGTAACCGTGCGCCATCGGCTGGAGCGCATATTCGGAATATCTCTCTCCAGTTCTCTCTTCTGGCAACGACCGACTGTCGAAGCCATCGCCAGGCACCTCACCGACGCGCTGGCGGCGAACTGA
- a CDS encoding NAD-dependent epimerase/dehydratase family protein, whose amino-acid sequence MNDRAVVLGGTGFLGRQVCAGLAARGCDVVAIARRSADVPGARIVTADLATALARELFGDLRASLVVNAAGALWGAVTEEQMEYSNTRLVENVLAGLSPRTRFVQFGTVHEHGSVPGGVRLDASVPCAPRTPYGRTKNLATRAVLAATARGAVDGVVLRLSNVLGPGIPEASLPGKVAAVLAAAAREGSSATLDLFALRASRDFFDVRDLVSAVALAARTPIPGGVVLLGSGRSISVRSLVTDLVEISGVPARLSERAPQQTASHRSAEGAQEVDPGPASAVLNWQARHTLDDSLRALWESVRP is encoded by the coding sequence GTGAACGATCGCGCGGTGGTTCTCGGTGGCACGGGTTTTCTCGGCAGGCAGGTCTGTGCGGGGCTGGCCGCACGCGGCTGCGACGTCGTCGCGATCGCCCGGCGGAGCGCCGACGTTCCCGGCGCCCGGATCGTCACGGCCGACCTCGCGACGGCACTGGCCCGCGAGCTGTTCGGGGACCTGCGGGCGAGCCTTGTCGTGAACGCGGCGGGCGCGCTGTGGGGCGCGGTGACCGAGGAACAGATGGAGTATTCGAACACTCGCCTGGTGGAGAATGTGCTCGCCGGGCTTTCGCCGCGGACGCGCTTCGTGCAGTTCGGCACTGTCCACGAACACGGTTCGGTGCCTGGCGGCGTCCGGCTCGACGCATCCGTGCCGTGTGCGCCGCGGACTCCCTACGGGCGCACCAAGAATCTCGCCACTCGTGCGGTGCTGGCGGCCACCGCCCGCGGCGCTGTCGACGGCGTGGTTCTTCGACTGTCCAATGTGCTCGGTCCAGGCATTCCGGAGGCCAGTCTCCCCGGAAAGGTCGCCGCGGTTCTCGCAGCGGCTGCCCGCGAAGGTTCGTCCGCCACGCTCGATCTCTTCGCCCTCCGGGCTTCCCGTGACTTTTTCGATGTCCGCGATCTGGTGTCCGCCGTCGCTCTCGCCGCGCGTACGCCGATTCCCGGCGGGGTTGTCCTTCTGGGCAGCGGCAGGTCGATCTCGGTGCGCTCGCTGGTCACGGACCTCGTCGAGATCAGCGGGGTGCCCGCGCGGTTGTCCGAGCGGGCTCCGCAGCAGACTGCGTCCCATCGCTCCGCGGAGGGCGCACAGGAAGTGGATCCGGGTCCCGCCTCGGCGGTGCTGAACTGGCAGGCACGGCACACGCTCGACGATTCGCTGCGGGCGTTGTGGGAGTCGGTGCGGCCGTGA